The Flavobacteriales bacterium genomic interval GTGCTGGTGCTGAGGTACAAAAACCTTTAGCAACAGTTGTAATTGGAGGGCTACTTAGTGCAACAGTATTGACGCTGTTTATCTTACCAATTCTGTATAGTTGGACAGAAAAACCTAGACCAAGTGTGTTTAATTATAAAAACATTACAGGAATATTAATATTATTGGTTGGTACAACGTACAGTCAAGAAAATGTTGTTGAGTTAGATCTCAATAAAGCAGTTAAGATAGCGAAAGAATATCATCCCATTTTAAAAGCTGAACAACTAAAAATAGAACAGCAAAAAGCTGTTAACCGAGCTAATTTTCAATTTGAAAAAACCTCAGTTGATTTTAATTATGGACAAATCAATAGTTCGTTAATGGATTATCAAATTGCTATAGCTCAAAGTTTTAAATTCCCATCTTTTTATCAACAAATTGGAGCATATAATAACGCAAGTTTAACAGTTGCTGAACAAAAGAAAGGATTAGTAGCAATTGACTTAGAATATAGAATAAGAAAATTATATATGGAGTTACTTGCTACAAAGGAGGGGATAAAAAATACTGAACAGTTGTTGACTTATTATGATGAATATTTGACCATCGCTCAAAAAAGATTGGAAGCAGGAGAAGGGACAGCGATAGAGCATTCCAGTGTAGCAATGGAAAAATTCAAGATGCAGGCTGCATTAAAAAACTTAAGAAAAAGTTACGATGGATTATTAAATCAGTTAAAATTAGATTTAGGGATTACTGCTACCATAGAATTAACTGAAAATAAGTTAGAGCAAATTAGACTGGATGCGCTTGATACTTTGGTTAAGAGTTTACCAGTAGTTCAGCTAGCAGAGCAAGAGGTGATGTTAAATAAGTTAGGAGTAAAAGTTGAACGCTCAGCTGCTCTTCCTGAACTTTCTTTAGGCTACTTTAATCAACAAATTGATGGAGTAGTCGGTTTAGAAGGGATTAGTGTAGGTTTAAAGATTCCGCTCATCTATCAAACAGGAAAAGGGAAAATTCAAGCAGCAAAACTTAGAGAGGAAATTTCTTTTCAAGAATTAAAAAATAAAGCGTTGTCATTAAATAAACTACTAACAAAAGAGTTCGCCATAGCAGAACAACAGTCCACTCTAATCAGTTTTTATGAAGAAGAAGGAATGCCAATAATAGTCAATTTGGTGAAAGCTAATAGAAAATTGCTCCAAGAAGGAGAAACGAATTATATCACTTACTTAAATGCTTTAAGGGAGCTTAATACTATTCAACAAGAACAGTTGAATTTAATAAAAACCTATAATGAGAGCATTTTAAATATACAGGTACTAACAGGTACTTTTTAAATCAAACGAGAAATGAAATATATACAGCTATTAATCACAACTGGAGTTTTACTTTCCAGTTGTTTAGAGAACAATACTTCCCCAAAAAATGACCATAATCATAACCATGAAAACCATGGACATCACGAAGAAAATAGCCTTGTAGAATTGACAGAAGAACAGTTGAAACTCATGCAAATTGAAGTTGGAGTTCCAGAGGAACGGTACATTTCAACTTCAATAAAATCAACTGGAGTATTGGAATTACCACCTCAAAATAAGGCCAGTTTAAGTGCAATAGCTGAGGGGAGAGTAAAATCAATACATGTTACAGAAGGTGTAGCTGTTAGAAAAGGAGAAGTCTTAGCTTTAGTCGAAAATACTACTTTTATAGTGTTACAACAAGAGTATTTAACACTCAAACAAAAAGGAGAAGTACTGAGGCAAGATGTAGAACGAAAGACTCAGTTACAAAAAGATAGCATTGTTGCCCTCAAAGTTTTACAAGAGGTTATTGGAGCGTATGAAAATAATCAAATAAAAATAAAAGCATTAATTGCGCAAATGGACTTATTAGGAATCAATAGAGAGAAGGTGGATGAAGGGAAAATAGTTAGTCATATTCCAATTAAAGCTCCAATCAATGGCTATGTTCGAGTTATTAAAATCAACATGAATGCATACGTTCATCCAGGAGATGTGTTGTTTGAAATAGTTGATAATGAGCATTTGCATATAGATTTAATGGTTTTTGAAAAGGATATACCTTTTATTAGAAAAGGACAGCGTGTTACATTTTCAATGGCTCAATTTCCTAATAAAATATATGAAGCATCTGTTTTTGCTGTGGGAAAAGCGCTGGAAGAAGAACAAAGGGCGATGCGAGTTCATGCAGAATTAATCGAAGAATATCATTCTTTATTACCAGGAATGTATGTAGATGCTACAATTCATTTTGGTAGCAAAAAGGAGTTAGCTATACCTACAGATGCTTTTGTAGAAGAGAATGGAATGTTCTATGTTTTTATCAAAAAGGGGAATCATCAAAAAGGGGTTTATACCTTTAATAAAGTAGCAATCTCCAAGGGGAAAACGTATGGAGGATATAGTGCTGTTAAGTTATCTGAAAAATTGAAAGTAGACTCAGAAATAGTCACCAAAGGAGCGTTTTATCTTCTTGCTGAACAGAATAAAGAAGCATTTGAACATTCTCATTAAACAAGTAAAATCAAGAATAATGCAACTAATTTTATATATTTGGCGTCAATCTACGAGAAAAGAATAAATAATTATGAAAAAGCTACTACTACTACTGCTACTTATACCTTTTAGTTTTATTACAAGTTGGGCCTCACATATTGTAGGAGGAGATATAAGTGTACAATGGCAATCCCAAAATAACTATACCATTACAGTTAGAGTGTATAGAGATTGTGAAAATGCTTTAGTTTCTATGCCTAGTGACGTTGAGGTTGGGATATATGAAATCGGAACGAATAATCAAATAGCTACCTATACAATCAATAGGACAACACTAAACAATAACTTAAGTTTTGGAGATGCTTGTTATACACCTACAGATATCTGTGTAGATGAGGGTATTTTTGTTTCAAATACTATAACAATTCCAGATTTTGCTGCAGGTTATTACCTTTCTACTCAACTCTATGCAAGAAATAGTATTATCGATAATATTGATAGTCCAGGTTCTACAGGAATGACATTTTTTGCCGAAATTCCAGACCCAGCCTTTGGGCAAAATTCTTCTCCAGATTTTGGAGCGTACCCTTCTGATGCTTATTTATGTGTAACTGGAGTCAAAGAGTTTTCATTTAACCTAACTGATGCAGATGGCGATTCATTAGTGTATTCATTGGTAGATCCTTTAGCTTCAATTGGGACATCTGATGGAACAAACGCAGGAAGTGGAGCTTATCCTTATTACTCATCTATTACTTGGGATACAGGATTCAGTTTAGCGAATATTTGCGGAGGTTCTCCAGCAATGTCAATTAATAGTCAAACAGGCGTGATTACTGCTGCACCAAATGTAATAGGTGTATATGTATTTGCGGTGAGAGTTGAAGAATATCGAAATGGCGTAAAAATTGGAGAGGTAAGAAGAGATGTTCAGTATGCTTCATTGGCATGTACATTAGATACGCCTCCTACAATAGATTTAGAAGATACAGTAGATGTATATGTCGCTTCTTCTATTTGTATAGATGTAATGTCTTCAGATTCTGATGGAACAGACACCATTTATTCGCAAGTTTTTTCTGATGATTTTGATGTAAATGGTACCTATGTAGCTCCAGATACATTGAATAACAATCTTTATTATTTAAATTATGGAGGGAATGATACCTTATGGATTAATCATTTAGATACCGTAAATAATGTATATGAGGGAATAGGAGAAATTCCTTTAAGATACTGTTGGACAGCATCCTGTTTGGATGTCGATTCTATTTATCACTTGAATATCTTGTCTTATTCTTTAGGTTGTTCAGGGTCTGATACTACAGAAAAAGATGTAGCAGTAAGAGTTGTATATAATCCGTTGCCTTTTGAACTGAATGTACCTAGTAACCTTTTTGTTTCCTATTCAAATGAATTATGTTTTGATGTGTTAACGCAAGATACTGCTGGGACAGGAGAAATACTTTCGCTTAAACCACTTTCTTCTAACTTTGATCACCTTGGTTCTTATGTTGCGCCTAGTCAATTAAACGGTCAAAGTTATTATGCTCCATTTATGGGACAAGATACCATGTGGATTAATAACCATAGTTACGATGGGAATGGAACGGTTTCGGCTATAGGAAATGTTCCAATTAAGTATTGTTGGACACCAAATTGTGATGATGTATTTCAAACGGAATTTGATATAGAATACCAAGCTTCAATTACACTGTGTGAAATACATAGTCAAAACAAAACAATGCATGTAACAGTAGAACCGCCTCAGGGAGAAGTAAAACCTGTAGCTAATGTGTTTACCCCAAATGGAGCAGATGGTAATGATTATTTTAAATTAGATGGAACGAGTGATCCTTGTTATGATGTGATGGATATTGAAATTTTTAATAGATGGGGTAAAAAAGTCTTTGAAAGTACTGATCCGCATTTTAAGTGGGATGGAAAGCATCATAAAACTGGATTAGATTGTGCTGAAGGGGTTTATTATGTGATTATTGATGGAACTTATGGAAGTCAATACGATTTACAAGGTAACAGAATTCCAAATGTTGTAAGAGATCAGTTTACAGTCTATTTAATGAGGTAAAATTAGATAAAAGAGAAAAGTGTATCTATATATAACTTTAGGATTATTCTTAGCTCTTTTAGCATTATTTTGCTATGCCATATTTAGAATTTTTTATGCTTATGCATTAAACTATTATATCAAGTGGAAATGTTCTAAATATAAAGTAAATACGTACGCTCCAATAAAAAACGAGAAATCAAATGTAAAGTTTTGGTTCAACAAGTCTTTTTATGATTATCAATACGTCTATTACCTTTCACCTTTTAAGCAAAACTTATGGGGTGTTTCAATACTAAAAAACAAGTCCTTTAATAGGTATCTTTCTATTGATCAATTTAATGTAATAGTGGTATTGGCTTCGTTTCATTTGGTTACTATAGACCAAAAGTTTACTGTTAAGGAATTGAAACATATCGATAACTTCTTTAGTACGTTTTTGAATAAGAATAAAAAGGATGACTTAATATGGTTATTAGGTTTGTACAAAAAGAATAATATTAACTTATCACGTGAAAAACGAGATAATTCAACTTTAAAAGCCTTGGTTAAAGGAGCGAATATTTATTTTACAACACAACATAAATATACTTTGCTTTATTATTTGTTTGAGCTTGCAGAAGCTGATAAAGCCATTGAGAATAAAGAATTGAAATTTATTTTTAGTTTAGGACAAAATATAGGGCTTTCAAAGCAAGACCTTAACTCGATTACTTCATTATACTTTAGTTCATATATACCGTTTCCCGAAGCTAAGAGCTCAACTCAAACAGAGAAAGAAAAAACAACTTATTCTAGTCATAAAACAGTATCCAATTATATTGCTCAATCAAAATTGCAAAATGCCTTGTCAATATTTAACTTAGAAGAGTCAGCTACTTTTGAGGAGATTAAAGCCAAATATAGAAAGATGGTTAAAAAACATCATCCAGATCGCGTAGCTCATTTAGGTGAAGAGCATGTTAAAAAAGCAACAGCGCTATTTAAACAAATCACTGTAGCATACCAATATCTTGAACAAGTGAAAGGTTAAAATTAAAGTATGATAGTATTATTATTGATCTTTTTACTAGGAGTAGGTTTTAGTCTTTATTTCAATACCGTTGAAGAATATATTAGGACAGAGTCAATCAAGAATAAAATCAATACTTATTCTCGACAAAGTTCAATAAAAGATACAAACGTTCAGTTTTGGTATAAGAAATCATTTACAAAAGAGTTTCATAAATACATTTATGATCTTTCTCCTTTTGAGAGTAGTCTTTGGCTAGTTTATATGACTAATCGTAAAGCATTCAATAGGTATTTATCTATAGACCAGTTTAATGTAGTTGTTGTTCTTTCATCATTACATTTAGTCATGTTGGATGGTGTTTTTGCTAAAAAAGAGTTGCACCATATTCATAAATTTTATAAAAGTTTTTTAGATCAAGAAAAACATAGTGATTTAATATGGCTGCTAGGACTGTATAAAAGAAATAAAATTAGTGTTGTTACCAGAGTAAAAGAGAATTGGGTAATTGAAACTTTAATAGAAGGAATTAATCGTTATTTTTTAACTCAACATAAATATACTTTAATTTATTATTTGTTTGAGTTAGCTGAGGCTGATAGTCAAATTTCTAAAAAAGAATTAGCATTTATATTTCGTTTGGCAAATGGTATAGGACTATCAAAACAAGAATTAAATACCATTACCTCTCTATATTATAGTAATTATATTCCTTATCCTGAAGCTGGTTTTGCTCAACAAAAAAGCGAAAAGAAACAAGCGAATAATCGCCAAAAATCAAAAGGTAAAACACAGCGTATTGTAAAACAAACAAAATTAGAGAATGCTCTGTCAATCTTTAATTTAGATGATTCTGCTACTTTAGATGAGATAAAAGTAGCGTACAGGAAAATGGTCAAAAAACATCATCCAGATCGAGTGGCTCATTTAGGAGAGGAGCATGTCATAAAAGCAACTGCTTTTTTTAAACGGATTACCGTTGCTTATGAGTATTTAGAACGTGCAAAAGGGTAGCGGGTAATACTAGTTAATACCATTGTCGTACCAGTTACGTCTTCTTTGTAGTTTTAAATCTTGTAACATGGCTGATTTAACATTAATCTGTATACTGTAGCTTTGTAAATTACCAAAAGGAACCCAATGAAAAGCCATTTCCCAACAGTGTAAATCTCGTCGAATATCAATAGATGAAAAGCTAAACTGTTTATTGGTTATATCATAATTAGTAAGGTAATCAATCATCCAGTTTTCAGTAATCTTTAATTGTCCATTTACTCCAATCGTTTGGATTAATTGGAAAGGATCTTCATCATTAAACAGTTTACGGTAATTAATCTTATAGTCTAGACTGATTATCCAAGGAATATTAAAGTCTAAATATTGCTCTTTATTGTTGTTTATTTGGTCTAATTCGGCTTGAGAACCAGCTGAACTTCGATAATCTCCTTTCTTAGAAGTTTTGCTTTTAAAAGATAAATTCAAGGCGAAATCAGCATTAGTGAAAGTCCCCAGATCTCCATTGATATTGGTTTGGAAGACCTTTGTTCGGTTGCCTTCAGCATCATAAGCATAAGGATCTAAAATAGCACTAAATCTTGTGTTTAAGTTCTTGTATAGTTTAGTTCTTCCAGTAAAACGAATGACATCTAAGTTCATAGAATCTTTTAAGAAGTCATAGCCAGAAGTAAGCGTGAGGTTATCCAGTATACTTGTCTTTTTATATGGAGTTTTGGTAGAATCGTCTTCTAAATCTTTTTGTTTTAATTCAAGGGCATTAATTAAACTAAATCCAATTCTTCCCGATTCTCCACTAACTGGAGTACCGTATATTCCAGTTTGATATAAGTTCGCTGAGTTGAGCGTTCCGTTACTGTCCGATTGGTATTGATATTCGTATGAACTGTTAGGTCGATAGGAAGCATTGATACTTGGGGTAATACTGTGTCGAACAACACTTTCTTTTTTTCCTCTAATAAAATCAGCAAATTTATAGAAACCATAAATTTTGGTAGTTAGACCAGCTGAGAAACTTTGTGTAAAAGGCATTCCAAAAGTCTCGATAGTATCTGTAATGATCGAGTCGTTAATAGCATCATATCGTTTTTGGGTTTGCTCAAAATAATTATATAGATTGAAGTTATAATTAGGAGTTAAACTTACTTTTTTATTAAACATTCGAATAGAAGTAGCCGCTTTAATGTTGTGTTTAGCTCCATATTCGATATTATTAATTAGATCAGTAGTAGAGAAATTCCCATTTTCATCCATACTAGCATAAGTTCTGTTTTTGAAATTGACACTATAGGTCGTTCCTATTTGTTCGTACCAATAATCACTTCCTGTATGTGTTTTGGTAAATAGTTTCCCGATAAAGAAACGATTCATGTTATAACTGGCCTCCGGAAGCCTAAAGTTGATGGTGTTATTGAGACTGTTTTGGTCATGACTTAAATTGAGGTTTAAATTACTGTTTATTTTTCCCTTAAAACTTCTTCCCCAAGCGATGTTGGAGTTAAAAGTATTGGTCAAGGCATTTTGAGCAGTAATGTTGTTGTAATCATTGATGAGCTGACGTTGAGAACCTATATTTACAGTCCCATTAAAAGTAGAGTTTGGAATAGATTTTGGGTCTTGGTAATGTGTCCATCTTACAAATAATTGGTTGGATTTACTAAATGAGTCAAAGCCTTTCTCTCCATTAACAACTTGTAGGAATCTAATATTTAAGTTTCCATTATACTTATACTTGTTCTTATACTCAGCATTAAAACTTGTTCCCCAACTTCCTTTGGAGTAAATGTCTCCAGTTAGCATCAAAGCTAATTTGTCAGCAAGAGGTGAGAATTTCCCATTTTTCTTTTTTTGGAATTTATAATAATATCCTCCACCAGTTAAATAGAAACCTCTATCAGGTGAATTTCCATAGGTTGGTATAATGATACCATTAGTCCCGTATTTTTGATTAGGGAAATAGGCAAATGGAAGTCCCAAAGGGGTTGGAATATCAGCAATAAATAAGTTGACAGGACCAGATATAATTTTATCGTCAGGTTTAATAATGGCCTTTCTCAGTTTAAAATAATAATGTGGATGATCTAAGTCGCATGTTGTGTATAGTGCGGTGTCGATATGAATATCTCCACTAGATTGTCTTTTGACCTTATTACCATGAATATACCCTTCTCCCTCTTGCATTTTTACCTGATAGGTAATTCCACGTTTAGTTTCAAAATTAAACCCCAAACTATCTGCTTTAGTTTTTACATCTCCATCTGTTAATTCTGGAACACCAATTTTCTTTCCTAAAGAGTCTCTACAAAGTCTAGCTGTAACCTGTTGGGTTTTAAAATCAAACGCTATAAAGCAAGCTTTCAACTCAAAAGAACCATATTTAATGTGCGCTTGATTATAGAGGTACGCTTTTTGATTAACCATGTCTAAGTCAATGGAGTCCTCTGCATCATAAAATAAAGGACTTTCAAGTTCACTTTGAACAGTGTCTGGACTCGTTTGACTGTAGGATAAATTAGAATAGCTTATTAACAATGATACGAGTATAACAATGTATTTAAACACCAGTTTTGGGCAAGTATTTCTGTTAAATTTGTTATTTACTATGTTAATGTAAGCGTTCAAGTGATATTAAAATATTTAGTTATGGTAACGAACACAATCAAATATTATGCGAAGAAACGGATTTTTTCTATTTTTTTAGCATTTGTGGCGCTTCTGTTTTCAAATATTCTTTCTGCTCAAACAGGGATGGGGATCAAAACGGTAGTTATAGACCCAGGTCATGGAGGTAAAGATCCTGGAGCAATAGGAACCAATAAAGTAAAAGAAAAAGATGTTGTTTTAGCTGTTTCTTTAAAGTTAGGAGCTTTAATTAAGAAAAATTACCCTGATGTTAAAGTCATCTATACCCGTTCTACAGATGATTTTATTGGGTTAGCTGAAAGGGCAACTGTAGCTAATAAAGCTAAAGCAGATTTGTTTATTTCTATCCATTCTAATGTTGCAGGAAATTCGTCAGCAAGAGGCTTCGAAGCTTGGGTGTTGGGATTACATAAATCTGAAGCGGCTTTAAATGTTGCTAAATTAGAAAATTCATCCATTTTGATGGAGGATGGACATAGTAGTAAATATGAAGCGTTTGATCCATCAGACCCAGATGCTTATATTGGTTTGTCGATGAGACAAAATGTGTTTTTAGATCAAAGTTTAATGTTTGCTGATCAGATTGTTAAAGATGCTGTAAATACCATTCACGTGAAGAGTAGAGGAGTTAAACAGGCTGGGTTTGTGGTGTTGTATCGTACAACAATGCCTGCAGTATTAATTGAGTTAGGTTTTTTGTCTAATGCAGAAGAAGAAAAGTTTTTAGGAAACAAAGAGGGGCAAACAAAATTGGCAACAACAATATTTAATTCGTTTTCAAAATACAAAGCAAGAAGAGATAAAGTTGACGGGATTATTAGTACCCCTAAAATTATAGAGGCACCTAAAGAAAAAGAAACAACTGAAGCAGAAACCAAGACTTCAGTGGGAGAAAACTCGATAAAATTTCGAGTGCAAATAGCTACTTCCCAAAATAAAGTTGAAACAAAGTCGTATAATTTTAAGGGGATGAATGATGTAGATATGTATATTAGCGGAAAGTTTTATAAATACATTGTTGGAAACTATGAAACTGTTGAAGAGGCAAAGACGCGTCTAAGCAGTGTAAAAGAAAAAGGGTATACTTCGGCATTTATTATTGCTTTTGAAAATGGAAAGCGTATAAGTGTAAAAGAAGCAATAGCAAAGACAAAATAAAAATGAAATTTAAAAAAGAAATAATAGTAGGAATTGTTGCTTCAGTTGGAGTTACAGCTTTAATAGTTGGTTTTTTCTTCCTAAAAGGTCAAAATTTATGGGAAAAGAATCAACGTTTCTATGCTGTTTATGAACGAGCGGAGGGGTTAGTAACAGGAAATTCAGTGGTGAAAAACGGGGTCCCAATTGGGGTGCTAACAAGTGTAGGGTTATATCCTAATGACCCATCAAGAGTATTAGTAGAATTTGATGTAACTAACGAATGGATTAAAATTCCTAGAGGTTCAATAGCACAATTAGAGCCAGGAATGCTAGGTAGCCCTCAAATCAATATTTTATTTTCTGAGGAGACAACTAATTTCCATGAAAGTGGAGATACTATTTTTGCCAAAGCTAAACCAGGAGTTTTTGAAGAAATAAAAGTCCAAGTATTAGAACGAATCGATCCTTCATTATCTAAAATTAATAATGTAATTGCAACAGCAGATTCTTCTTTAGAAGTTATGTCGGCAGTGTTAACTAGAAATACAGGAAACTTAGATCAAAGTTTTGAGGGGATCAAAAATGCGATAATCAATTTTGAGAAAGTGTCGAAGAATTTAGATACGCTGATAGCAGGTTTCTCGGGGGCAAGAAACCAAATTTTTGCGACTTTAGAAAATGTACGTTCTATAACAGGGAACTTAAAAGAAAGTAATGAGGAAATAACTAAGACGTTGGCAAATGTTAGTGTTATTACAGATAGTATTGCTGCTTTAGATTTAGCAGGTACCTTAAATAAAGCTCAGGAATCGTTGGACAATGTCAATGCGATTTTGTATGAGTTAGAAAATGGAGAAGGAAGTTTAACGATGTTGCTTAAAGATTCTACCTTATACAATAATGTCAATGTTATGGTAGAAGAAGCAGGTCGTTTAGTTGAAAATATACAAGAACATCCAAATAGATACTTGCAATTTGCTGTCTTTGGTTCAAAAGACAAAGGAGTTAATTTAAGTTCTAGAGATGAAAAACTATTACGTAAATATGTAAAAGATAGTCTAAGGGAATTGTATAAGAATTAATTAATTCTAATCAGGTTATAAAAAACAAAAAGCCGAAAAGAATATTCTTTTCGGCTTTTTTGTTGGAAGCTGTATTAGATTTAAAACCTTCCAGCACTTTCAATTAAAGATTGAATAATTTCTAAAGAATGCATTAAAGCGTTTTGTTCAGATTCAACAAGATTTAATTGACCTGTAGAAGTAAATAAGTTGCCTTTGTTTTTAACACCACTTACAATAAATGATTGGTAAGTGTTAGCTGCAACTTCAAGTGGTTGAAGCTCCGATTGGAATTCTTGAGGAATTTTGTCATACGTAGCTTTTGGTGTCCAATACGCAAACATATTATTCGTTTTCATTAATTTTAGGGCTTCTCCGTTTAATTGTTGTGATTTCGGTAAACCATTACCGTCATTGTCGATTAGTAATTGTTCGTCATTCGTAACAATCAGTAAATCGCCTTTTAGCATATAAAAGACATTTAAAGGTTTAGCAGCTCTATCCGAGTACCTTGATTTAGGTTCTTGTAGCTCATAGTAGTTTCCTTTCTTACGGATAACGTCAGTTTGGTTCATTAACTTAATAATTTTGTCTCTTAATGCTTTATTTCCAATAGTCGCAAGACTAACAAATTCCGGTAATGTTTCTTTTTTGGTTTTTGTAGTTTCCACTCTATTGTAGTTTTCATCATAATCGTATGAAGTGTATTCTACTTCAAATTCTTTAATGTCAGTCAATGCAAATACAAAATCCCCCTGAATTAAATCAAATAGTTCTTCCTCATCGAAAAAAGTAAAACCTATTTCAGCAGCAGTACCTATCCATTCTTCTCCCAAATCCATGTTAGAAAGAATATTAATGTAGGTGTCTTTGTATATTTCATAAGCAGGCTCAGGATTTGCAGCAAAACCAGCTATCCCAATTAAGTTTTTCCCATCAATATACTTGTACATGGCTTTATTGAACTTCTTCTTATTCATTTCCTTTATTTGGTTTAAATAATGAGCTCCAACATGTTGTGTAGAGGTAATTTCGATGTCGTTAGTGTTAAAGTTCAATGCACCATAAGTGAAATTGTCTTTAAATAAGCTTAAGAAATTATCTGTTTTTTCAGTTTTATATGCTTTGAAATAAAA includes:
- a CDS encoding putative LPS assembly protein LptD → MLISYSNLSYSQTSPDTVQSELESPLFYDAEDSIDLDMVNQKAYLYNQAHIKYGSFELKACFIAFDFKTQQVTARLCRDSLGKKIGVPELTDGDVKTKADSLGFNFETKRGITYQVKMQEGEGYIHGNKVKRQSSGDIHIDTALYTTCDLDHPHYYFKLRKAIIKPDDKIISGPVNLFIADIPTPLGLPFAYFPNQKYGTNGIIIPTYGNSPDRGFYLTGGGYYYKFQKKKNGKFSPLADKLALMLTGDIYSKGSWGTSFNAEYKNKYKYNGNLNIRFLQVVNGEKGFDSFSKSNQLFVRWTHYQDPKSIPNSTFNGTVNIGSQRQLINDYNNITAQNALTNTFNSNIAWGRSFKGKINSNLNLNLSHDQNSLNNTINFRLPEASYNMNRFFIGKLFTKTHTGSDYWYEQIGTTYSVNFKNRTYASMDENGNFSTTDLINNIEYGAKHNIKAATSIRMFNKKVSLTPNYNFNLYNYFEQTQKRYDAINDSIITDTIETFGMPFTQSFSAGLTTKIYGFYKFADFIRGKKESVVRHSITPSINASYRPNSSYEYQYQSDSNGTLNSANLYQTGIYGTPVSGESGRIGFSLINALELKQKDLEDDSTKTPYKKTSILDNLTLTSGYDFLKDSMNLDVIRFTGRTKLYKNLNTRFSAILDPYAYDAEGNRTKVFQTNINGDLGTFTNADFALNLSFKSKTSKKGDYRSSAGSQAELDQINNNKEQYLDFNIPWIISLDYKINYRKLFNDEDPFQLIQTIGVNGQLKITENWMIDYLTNYDITNKQFSFSSIDIRRDLHCWEMAFHWVPFGNLQSYSIQINVKSAMLQDLKLQRRRNWYDNGIN
- a CDS encoding efflux RND transporter periplasmic adaptor subunit, producing MKYIQLLITTGVLLSSCLENNTSPKNDHNHNHENHGHHEENSLVELTEEQLKLMQIEVGVPEERYISTSIKSTGVLELPPQNKASLSAIAEGRVKSIHVTEGVAVRKGEVLALVENTTFIVLQQEYLTLKQKGEVLRQDVERKTQLQKDSIVALKVLQEVIGAYENNQIKIKALIAQMDLLGINREKVDEGKIVSHIPIKAPINGYVRVIKINMNAYVHPGDVLFEIVDNEHLHIDLMVFEKDIPFIRKGQRVTFSMAQFPNKIYEASVFAVGKALEEEQRAMRVHAELIEEYHSLLPGMYVDATIHFGSKKELAIPTDAFVEENGMFYVFIKKGNHQKGVYTFNKVAISKGKTYGGYSAVKLSEKLKVDSEIVTKGAFYLLAEQNKEAFEHSH
- a CDS encoding N-acetylmuramoyl-L-alanine amidase, with protein sequence MVTNTIKYYAKKRIFSIFLAFVALLFSNILSAQTGMGIKTVVIDPGHGGKDPGAIGTNKVKEKDVVLAVSLKLGALIKKNYPDVKVIYTRSTDDFIGLAERATVANKAKADLFISIHSNVAGNSSARGFEAWVLGLHKSEAALNVAKLENSSILMEDGHSSKYEAFDPSDPDAYIGLSMRQNVFLDQSLMFADQIVKDAVNTIHVKSRGVKQAGFVVLYRTTMPAVLIELGFLSNAEEEKFLGNKEGQTKLATTIFNSFSKYKARRDKVDGIISTPKIIEAPKEKETTEAETKTSVGENSIKFRVQIATSQNKVETKSYNFKGMNDVDMYISGKFYKYIVGNYETVEEAKTRLSSVKEKGYTSAFIIAFENGKRISVKEAIAKTK
- a CDS encoding DnaJ domain-containing protein, with product MIVLLLIFLLGVGFSLYFNTVEEYIRTESIKNKINTYSRQSSIKDTNVQFWYKKSFTKEFHKYIYDLSPFESSLWLVYMTNRKAFNRYLSIDQFNVVVVLSSLHLVMLDGVFAKKELHHIHKFYKSFLDQEKHSDLIWLLGLYKRNKISVVTRVKENWVIETLIEGINRYFLTQHKYTLIYYLFELAEADSQISKKELAFIFRLANGIGLSKQELNTITSLYYSNYIPYPEAGFAQQKSEKKQANNRQKSKGKTQRIVKQTKLENALSIFNLDDSATLDEIKVAYRKMVKKHHPDRVAHLGEEHVIKATAFFKRITVAYEYLERAKG
- a CDS encoding gliding motility-associated C-terminal domain-containing protein: MKKLLLLLLLIPFSFITSWASHIVGGDISVQWQSQNNYTITVRVYRDCENALVSMPSDVEVGIYEIGTNNQIATYTINRTTLNNNLSFGDACYTPTDICVDEGIFVSNTITIPDFAAGYYLSTQLYARNSIIDNIDSPGSTGMTFFAEIPDPAFGQNSSPDFGAYPSDAYLCVTGVKEFSFNLTDADGDSLVYSLVDPLASIGTSDGTNAGSGAYPYYSSITWDTGFSLANICGGSPAMSINSQTGVITAAPNVIGVYVFAVRVEEYRNGVKIGEVRRDVQYASLACTLDTPPTIDLEDTVDVYVASSICIDVMSSDSDGTDTIYSQVFSDDFDVNGTYVAPDTLNNNLYYLNYGGNDTLWINHLDTVNNVYEGIGEIPLRYCWTASCLDVDSIYHLNILSYSLGCSGSDTTEKDVAVRVVYNPLPFELNVPSNLFVSYSNELCFDVLTQDTAGTGEILSLKPLSSNFDHLGSYVAPSQLNGQSYYAPFMGQDTMWINNHSYDGNGTVSAIGNVPIKYCWTPNCDDVFQTEFDIEYQASITLCEIHSQNKTMHVTVEPPQGEVKPVANVFTPNGADGNDYFKLDGTSDPCYDVMDIEIFNRWGKKVFESTDPHFKWDGKHHKTGLDCAEGVYYVIIDGTYGSQYDLQGNRIPNVVRDQFTVYLMR
- a CDS encoding DnaJ domain-containing protein; translated protein: MYLYITLGLFLALLALFCYAIFRIFYAYALNYYIKWKCSKYKVNTYAPIKNEKSNVKFWFNKSFYDYQYVYYLSPFKQNLWGVSILKNKSFNRYLSIDQFNVIVVLASFHLVTIDQKFTVKELKHIDNFFSTFLNKNKKDDLIWLLGLYKKNNINLSREKRDNSTLKALVKGANIYFTTQHKYTLLYYLFELAEADKAIENKELKFIFSLGQNIGLSKQDLNSITSLYFSSYIPFPEAKSSTQTEKEKTTYSSHKTVSNYIAQSKLQNALSIFNLEESATFEEIKAKYRKMVKKHHPDRVAHLGEEHVKKATALFKQITVAYQYLEQVKG